One genomic segment of Streptomyces sp. RerS4 includes these proteins:
- a CDS encoding ParA family protein, giving the protein MNESTFAPGGGRAGTPERGQGPAGLEAVGSVAVRTFANHQHMTTPQKSMDGLDVNSRAGDPSGDAPTGFADYENLPEGHFYDPDAEYEPDPEYAATLAPDAARQRRERIGPTGRPLPYFPIPGPLTDHGPAKIIAMCNQKGGVGKTTSTINLGAALAEYGRRVLLVDFDPQGALSVGLGVNPMELDLTVYNLLMERGMSADEVLLKTAVPNMDLLPSNIDLSAAEVQLVSEVARESTLQRALKPLMADYDYIVIDCQPSLGLLTVNALTAAHKVIVPLECEFFALRGVALLTETIEKVQERLNPELELDGILATMYDSRTVHSREVLARVVEAFDDHVYHTVIGRTVRFPETTVAGEPITTYASNSVGAAAYRQLAREVLARCPAE; this is encoded by the coding sequence GTGAATGAGTCGACATTTGCTCCTGGAGGTGGTCGAGCAGGGACGCCTGAGCGAGGTCAAGGACCCGCCGGGCTCGAAGCCGTCGGCTCCGTCGCAGTCCGCACCTTCGCAAACCACCAGCACATGACGACGCCTCAAAAGAGCATGGACGGCCTAGACGTGAACTCCAGGGCCGGCGACCCGAGCGGCGATGCGCCCACGGGTTTCGCCGACTACGAAAACCTGCCCGAAGGGCACTTCTACGACCCGGACGCGGAGTACGAACCGGACCCCGAGTACGCGGCCACCCTCGCCCCCGACGCTGCCCGTCAGCGCCGTGAGCGGATCGGCCCGACCGGACGCCCGCTGCCGTACTTCCCGATCCCGGGTCCGCTGACCGATCACGGTCCGGCGAAGATCATCGCGATGTGCAACCAGAAGGGCGGCGTCGGCAAGACCACGTCGACCATCAACCTGGGTGCCGCGCTCGCCGAGTACGGGCGCCGCGTGCTGCTCGTCGACTTCGACCCGCAGGGCGCGCTGTCCGTGGGCCTCGGGGTCAACCCGATGGAACTCGACCTGACGGTCTACAACCTGCTCATGGAGCGGGGCATGTCGGCCGACGAGGTGCTGCTCAAGACGGCGGTCCCCAACATGGACCTGCTGCCGAGCAACATCGACCTGTCCGCCGCCGAAGTGCAGTTGGTCAGCGAGGTCGCGCGCGAGTCGACGCTCCAGCGGGCCCTGAAGCCCCTGATGGCCGACTACGACTACATCGTGATCGACTGTCAGCCCTCGCTGGGCCTGCTGACCGTGAACGCCCTGACGGCCGCTCACAAGGTCATCGTCCCGCTGGAATGCGAGTTCTTCGCCCTGCGCGGCGTGGCGCTGCTGACCGAGACGATCGAGAAGGTCCAGGAGCGGCTCAACCCGGAGCTGGAGCTCGACGGCATCCTCGCCACGATGTACGACTCCCGCACGGTGCACAGCCGCGAGGTGCTGGCGCGCGTCGTCGAGGCCTTCGACGACCACGTCTACCACACGGTCATCGGCCGTACGGTGCGCTTCCCGGAGACCACGGTCGCGGGCGAGCCGATCACCACGTACGCCTCCAACTCCGTCGGCGCCGCCGCCTACCGTCAGCTGGCCAGGGAGGTGCTCGCCCGGTGTCCCGCCGAGTGA
- a CDS encoding CTP synthase yields the protein MPARNSSSSTTKHIFVTGGVASSLGKGLTASSLGALLKARGLRVTMQKLDPYLNVDPGTMNPFQHGEVFVTNDGAETDLDIGHYERFLDVDLDGSANVTTGQVYNTVIAKERRGEYLGDTVQVIPHITNEIKHRIRRMATDDVDVVITEVGGTVGDIESLPFLETVRQVRHEVGRDNVFVVHISLLPYIGPSGELKTKPTQHSVAALRNIGIQPDAIVLRADRDVPTSIKRKISLMCDVDEAAVVAAIDAKSIYDIPKVLHTEGLDAYVVRKLDLPFRDVDWTVWEDLLDRVHNPDHEVKVALVGKYIDLPDAYLSVTEALRAGGFANKARVQIKWVTSDDCKTAAGAAAQLSDVDAICVPGGFGDRGVNGKVGAITYARENRIPLLGLCLGLQCVVIEAARNLAGIDDANSTEFDASTPHPVISTMEEQLAFVEGAGDLGGTMRLGMYPAKLAEGSIVREVYGDQAYVDERHRHRYEVNNAYRSELEKKAGLVFSGTSPDNKLVEYVEYPREVHPYLVATQAHPELRSRPTRPHPLFAGLVKAAVERKQAAK from the coding sequence ATGCCGGCACGAAATTCGTCATCCTCGACGACCAAGCACATCTTCGTCACCGGGGGTGTCGCTTCGTCCCTCGGCAAGGGGCTGACGGCCTCCAGCCTGGGTGCGCTGCTGAAGGCGCGCGGCCTGCGGGTCACGATGCAGAAGCTCGACCCGTACCTGAACGTCGACCCCGGGACGATGAACCCGTTCCAGCACGGCGAGGTGTTCGTCACCAACGACGGCGCCGAGACCGACCTGGACATCGGCCACTACGAGCGCTTCCTCGACGTCGACCTCGACGGCTCGGCGAACGTGACGACCGGGCAGGTCTACAACACGGTCATCGCCAAGGAGCGTCGCGGCGAGTACCTCGGTGACACCGTGCAGGTCATCCCGCACATCACCAACGAGATCAAGCACCGCATCCGGCGCATGGCGACCGATGACGTCGACGTCGTCATCACGGAGGTCGGCGGCACGGTCGGCGACATCGAGTCGCTGCCGTTCCTGGAGACCGTCCGCCAGGTCCGCCACGAGGTCGGCCGCGACAACGTCTTCGTCGTGCACATCTCGCTGCTGCCCTACATCGGCCCCTCCGGCGAGCTGAAGACCAAGCCGACCCAGCACTCGGTCGCGGCGCTGCGCAACATCGGCATCCAGCCCGACGCGATCGTGCTGCGCGCCGACCGTGACGTACCCACCTCCATCAAGCGCAAGATCTCGCTGATGTGCGACGTGGACGAGGCGGCGGTCGTCGCGGCGATCGACGCCAAGTCGATCTACGACATCCCGAAGGTGCTGCACACCGAGGGCCTCGACGCCTACGTCGTCCGCAAGCTCGACCTGCCCTTCCGCGACGTCGACTGGACGGTGTGGGAGGACCTGCTGGACCGGGTCCACAACCCCGACCACGAGGTCAAGGTCGCGCTCGTCGGCAAGTACATCGACCTGCCCGACGCCTATCTGTCGGTGACCGAGGCGCTGCGCGCCGGCGGTTTCGCCAACAAGGCGCGCGTGCAGATCAAGTGGGTCACCTCCGACGACTGCAAGACGGCGGCGGGCGCCGCGGCGCAGCTGTCCGACGTCGACGCGATCTGCGTGCCCGGTGGTTTCGGCGACCGCGGCGTGAACGGCAAGGTCGGCGCGATCACCTACGCCCGCGAGAACAGGATCCCGCTGCTCGGCCTGTGCCTGGGCCTGCAGTGCGTGGTCATCGAGGCCGCGCGCAACCTCGCGGGCATCGACGACGCGAACTCCACCGAGTTCGACGCCTCCACCCCGCACCCGGTCATCTCGACCATGGAGGAGCAGCTGGCCTTCGTCGAGGGCGCGGGCGACCTCGGCGGAACGATGCGCTTGGGCATGTACCCGGCGAAGCTGGCCGAGGGTTCCATCGTGCGCGAGGTGTACGGGGACCAGGCGTACGTGGACGAGCGCCACCGCCACCGCTACGAGGTCAACAACGCCTACCGCTCCGAGCTGGAGAAGAAGGCCGGTCTGGTCTTCTCCGGCACCTCCCCGGACAACAAGCTCGTCGAGTACGTCGAGTACCCGCGCGAGGTGCACCCCTACCTGGTGGCCACCCAGGCCCACCCGGAGCTCCGCTCCCGCCCGACCCGGCCGCACCCGCTGTTCGCCGGCCTCGTCAAGGCCGCCGTGGAGCGCAAGCAGGCCGCGAAGTGA
- a CDS encoding AAA family ATPase — MSAGGNGRRYGHGLVLGKFYPPHAGHHHLVRTAQDQCERLTVLVCAASVESVPLADRVAWMREEHPGARVVGAVDDIPVDLHDPAIWEAHMEIFKAAVGRRVDAVFTSEEYGGELARRFGAEEVCVDRARTLFPVSGTAVRADPVAAWEFLGPAVRAALTRRVVVLGAESTGTTTLSRDLAAHYRRRGGVWAKTGWVAEYGREYSEEKLAAARAADPAASWSDVAFTSREFPLIARRQDAAEGAAARLGSPVLFCDTDSFATGIWHERYLGTRNREVERIAERTHRDLYLLTDDADVPFEDDGLRSRPQLRPWMTARFRDRLTHTGRRFLVMSGDRRARLESAVAAVDALLAEGWHFAAPLPERR, encoded by the coding sequence GTGAGCGCGGGCGGGAACGGCCGGCGCTACGGCCACGGGCTGGTGCTGGGCAAGTTCTACCCGCCGCACGCCGGGCACCACCACCTGGTGCGCACCGCCCAGGACCAGTGCGAACGGCTGACCGTGCTGGTGTGCGCGGCGTCGGTGGAGTCCGTCCCGCTCGCCGACCGGGTCGCCTGGATGCGCGAGGAACACCCGGGGGCGCGGGTGGTCGGCGCGGTCGACGACATCCCCGTGGACCTCCACGACCCGGCGATCTGGGAAGCCCACATGGAGATCTTCAAGGCGGCGGTGGGCCGGCGCGTCGACGCCGTCTTCACCTCCGAGGAGTACGGCGGCGAACTCGCGCGGCGCTTCGGCGCCGAGGAGGTCTGCGTGGACCGCGCCCGGACCCTGTTCCCCGTCTCGGGGACGGCCGTCCGGGCGGACCCGGTCGCCGCCTGGGAGTTCCTGGGGCCCGCCGTACGGGCCGCGCTGACCCGCCGGGTCGTCGTACTCGGCGCCGAGTCCACCGGCACCACGACGCTGTCGCGCGACCTGGCCGCCCACTACCGGCGGCGCGGCGGGGTGTGGGCGAAGACCGGCTGGGTCGCCGAGTACGGGCGCGAGTACAGCGAGGAGAAGCTCGCGGCGGCCCGCGCGGCCGACCCGGCGGCCTCCTGGAGCGACGTCGCCTTCACCTCCCGGGAGTTCCCCCTGATCGCCCGCCGCCAGGACGCGGCGGAAGGGGCGGCGGCCCGGCTGGGCTCGCCCGTGCTGTTCTGCGACACCGACTCCTTCGCGACCGGCATCTGGCACGAGCGCTACCTCGGCACCCGCAACCGCGAGGTCGAGAGGATCGCCGAGCGCACCCACCGGGACCTGTACCTGCTGACCGACGACGCCGACGTCCCCTTCGAGGACGACGGACTGCGGAGCCGGCCGCAGCTCAGACCGTGGATGACCGCCCGGTTCCGCGACCGGCTCACCCACACCGGCCGACGGTTCCTCGTGATGAGCGGCGACCGGCGGGCCCGGCTGGAATCGGCCGTCGCGGCCGTCGACGCGCTCCTCGCCGAGGGCTGGCACTTCGCCGCCCCGCTGCCGGAGCGCCGATGA
- the pnuC gene encoding nicotinamide riboside transporter PnuC has translation MGWSTSWTEILGFATGAVCVWLVARQHIANWPVGIANNVFFIVLFTQAGLYADAGLQIVFIALAAYGWWSWTHGGGPGTATALPVRRTTRTEWAWLLVAGAVGIAALTLLLDRVSDSTVPFWDALTTGLSLMATYGQCRKRLESWWLWIAADLVYIPLYASKGLYLTAVLYVGFLALCVAGLIGWRRTLPAARAAVSAPAVTA, from the coding sequence ATGGGGTGGAGTACGAGCTGGACCGAGATCCTCGGGTTCGCCACGGGAGCCGTGTGCGTCTGGCTGGTCGCCCGACAGCACATCGCGAACTGGCCGGTCGGCATCGCCAACAACGTCTTCTTCATCGTGCTGTTCACCCAGGCCGGCCTCTACGCCGACGCCGGCCTCCAGATCGTCTTCATCGCCCTCGCCGCGTACGGCTGGTGGTCCTGGACCCACGGGGGTGGACCGGGAACCGCCACCGCCCTGCCCGTGCGCCGCACCACGCGCACCGAATGGGCCTGGCTGCTCGTGGCGGGGGCGGTGGGGATCGCCGCCCTGACCCTCCTGCTGGACCGGGTCAGCGACTCCACCGTCCCCTTCTGGGACGCGCTCACCACCGGGCTCTCCCTGATGGCCACCTACGGGCAGTGCCGCAAGCGCCTGGAGTCCTGGTGGCTGTGGATCGCCGCCGACCTCGTCTACATCCCCCTGTACGCCTCCAAGGGGCTCTACCTCACCGCCGTCCTCTACGTCGGCTTCCTCGCCCTGTGCGTGGCCGGCCTGATCGGCTGGCGGCGTACGCTCCCGGCCGCGCGGGCCGCCGTCTCCGCCCCGGCGGTGACGGCGTGA
- the ald gene encoding alanine dehydrogenase: MKVGIPREVKNNEFRVAITPAGVHELVRNGHQVFIEQNAGVGSSITDAEYVAAGAEILGTADEVWATADLLLKVKEPIAEEYHRLRKDQTLFTYLHLAASRECTDALLESGTTAIAYETVELANRALPLLAPMSEVAGRLAPQVGAYHLMRSAGGRGVLPGGVPGTHAGECVVIGGGVSGWNAAQIAIGMGFHVTLLDKDINKLREADKIFGTKIKTIVSNAYELEKAVIEADLVIGAVLIPGAKAPKLVTNELVAKMKPGSVLVDIAIDQGGCFEDSRPTTHAEPTFQVHNSVFYCVANMPGAVPNTSTYALTNATLPYIVQLANLGWVEALRRDPALALGLNTHDGQVVYGPVAEAHGLRTLELSTLLG; encoded by the coding sequence ATGAAGGTCGGCATCCCCCGCGAGGTCAAGAACAACGAGTTCCGGGTCGCCATCACGCCCGCCGGCGTGCATGAGCTGGTCCGCAACGGCCACCAGGTCTTCATCGAGCAGAACGCCGGTGTCGGCTCCTCGATCACGGACGCCGAGTACGTCGCCGCCGGTGCCGAGATCCTCGGCACCGCCGACGAGGTCTGGGCCACCGCCGACCTTCTGCTGAAGGTCAAGGAGCCCATCGCGGAGGAGTACCACCGCCTCCGCAAGGACCAGACCCTCTTCACCTACCTGCACCTCGCCGCCTCCCGCGAGTGCACGGACGCCCTCCTGGAGTCCGGCACCACCGCGATCGCCTACGAGACGGTCGAGCTCGCCAACCGCGCGCTGCCGCTCCTCGCCCCGATGTCCGAGGTCGCGGGCCGCCTGGCCCCGCAGGTCGGCGCCTACCACCTGATGCGCTCGGCCGGCGGCCGCGGCGTCCTGCCCGGCGGTGTCCCCGGCACCCACGCCGGCGAGTGCGTGGTCATCGGCGGCGGCGTCTCCGGTTGGAACGCCGCGCAGATCGCCATCGGCATGGGCTTCCACGTGACCCTGCTCGACAAGGACATCAACAAGCTCCGCGAGGCCGACAAGATCTTCGGTACGAAGATCAAGACGATCGTCTCCAACGCCTACGAGCTGGAGAAGGCCGTCATCGAGGCCGACCTCGTCATCGGCGCGGTGCTGATTCCGGGTGCGAAGGCCCCGAAGCTGGTCACCAACGAGCTCGTCGCGAAGATGAAGCCCGGAAGTGTCCTTGTCGACATTGCGATCGACCAGGGCGGCTGCTTCGAGGACTCCCGTCCGACCACTCACGCCGAGCCGACCTTCCAGGTCCACAACTCGGTCTTCTACTGCGTCGCCAACATGCCGGGCGCGGTGCCGAACACCTCCACCTACGCGCTCACCAACGCGACCCTGCCCTACATCGTGCAGCTCGCGAACCTCGGTTGGGTCGAGGCGCTGCGTCGCGACCCGGCCCTCGCGCTGGGCCTCAACACCCATGACGGCCAGGTCGTTTACGGTCCGGTCGCCGAGGCCCACGGCCTCCGGACCCTTGAGCTGAGCACGCTGCTCGGCTGA
- a CDS encoding NUDIX hydrolase codes for MGISDTSESWETLSTRRPFQGAKTGVASDEVRMPDGSVARRDYQVHPGSVCVVALDEEAGRVLVLSQYRHPVRRRLWELPAGLLDVPGENPLNAARRELLEEAHVTAADWRVLLDFYPSPGGSDEAVRVFVARGVSDAEGERYIESDSEEADMEPAWVPLAELVDGALAGELGNAALVAGILALSAALSREGGLDALRPALAPWPARPYEDA; via the coding sequence ATGGGGATCAGCGATACGTCGGAGTCCTGGGAGACGCTCTCGACCCGGAGGCCGTTCCAGGGCGCCAAGACCGGCGTCGCCTCCGACGAGGTGCGCATGCCGGACGGCTCGGTGGCCCGCCGGGACTACCAGGTGCACCCGGGCTCGGTGTGCGTGGTGGCGCTGGACGAGGAGGCCGGGCGGGTCCTCGTACTGAGCCAGTACCGCCACCCGGTGCGCCGCCGGCTGTGGGAGCTGCCCGCCGGGCTGCTGGACGTACCCGGGGAGAACCCGCTGAACGCGGCGCGGCGCGAGCTGCTGGAGGAGGCGCACGTCACCGCCGCCGACTGGCGGGTGCTGCTCGACTTCTACCCGTCCCCGGGCGGCTCCGACGAGGCGGTACGGGTCTTCGTGGCGCGCGGAGTCTCCGACGCCGAGGGGGAGCGGTACATCGAGTCCGACTCTGAGGAGGCCGACATGGAGCCGGCCTGGGTGCCGCTCGCCGAGCTGGTCGACGGCGCGCTGGCGGGCGAGCTGGGCAACGCGGCGCTGGTCGCGGGCATCCTCGCGCTGTCGGCGGCCCTGTCGCGGGAGGGCGGTCTGGACGCGCTGCGCCCGGCGCTCGCACCCTGGCCGGCGCGCCCGTACGAGGACGCGTAG
- a CDS encoding AAA family ATPase, with protein MNYARQPGGRERSGSVTDFVGRRRELKELREDIARTGLDTLSGRKAKAPRARVLLIAGRPGSGRTALAEALVREVADEYPDGLVRVRLTAPGGQTLPTDTAVRTLLEGLGRPSSPGAGEDDLSATLREALAGRRVILLVDDAADPHQVDALLPDTPECLVVVTAEGPLTGIPDVRPCTLGGLDTPSGVALLARLIGDTRITVDPRAAEGLAEACGGQPAALVLAGGWLAAHPKAAVSDVAKQLHDMPSGTAGPLGRAFRLVYESLPQPAQRTLRLLPLAPAGVLDSHTASALAGCSVAAAQSTLEDFAGLGLVRHAHNGIFLLPGCLAPLLRGLLEVKERPAEVELARARMLERTVRLLTSCRAMAETDEDLGVGGPEKLDGLPRALRFPDRRAAATWLDTRLPALTAAATLAVADGGLDTLARRLVSGLVRALAAHRGTEAAAPELYGLHRLVLDVAERRHLHREQAAALLNLADLDAETGRTQEALERYRAALAAGKAAKDPYAIGRAMESVGGAYQELTDWPRASDWFGRALSHALARGERADEARLYGRLGNVHTYAGRYGEALRSWRAAAAGYRKLADVPGQAKALSEMARVQEYAGRPEESLHTCREAIELARRAGDQRLQAALQVRLADTLDRLGDPAAARLHRSAADRLLGDDSAACEIRSSSD; from the coding sequence GTGAACTACGCTCGGCAACCCGGAGGCAGGGAGAGGAGCGGATCCGTGACGGATTTCGTCGGGCGGCGGCGTGAGCTCAAGGAGCTGCGCGAGGACATCGCACGGACCGGGCTCGACACACTTTCGGGCCGCAAGGCCAAGGCGCCCCGGGCCCGGGTGCTGCTCATCGCCGGCCGGCCCGGCTCCGGCCGCACCGCCCTCGCCGAGGCACTCGTCCGCGAGGTGGCCGACGAGTACCCCGACGGGCTCGTGCGGGTACGGCTCACCGCCCCGGGCGGCCAGACCCTCCCCACCGACACGGCGGTGCGCACCCTCCTGGAGGGCCTCGGCCGGCCGTCCTCGCCGGGGGCCGGCGAGGACGACCTCAGCGCCACCCTGCGCGAGGCCCTGGCCGGGCGGCGGGTGATCCTCCTCGTCGACGACGCCGCCGACCCCCACCAGGTGGACGCCCTGCTCCCGGACACCCCCGAGTGCCTGGTCGTCGTCACCGCCGAAGGGCCGCTCACCGGGATCCCGGACGTCCGTCCCTGCACCCTCGGCGGACTGGACACCCCCTCCGGCGTCGCCCTGCTCGCCCGGCTCATCGGCGACACCCGCATCACCGTCGACCCCCGCGCCGCCGAGGGCCTCGCCGAGGCCTGCGGCGGACAGCCCGCCGCGCTCGTCCTCGCCGGGGGCTGGCTCGCGGCGCACCCCAAGGCCGCCGTCTCCGACGTGGCCAAGCAGCTCCACGACATGCCGTCGGGCACGGCCGGTCCGCTCGGCCGCGCCTTCCGGCTGGTCTACGAATCCCTGCCGCAGCCGGCCCAGCGCACCCTGCGGCTGCTGCCGCTCGCCCCCGCCGGGGTCCTCGACTCGCACACCGCCTCGGCCCTCGCGGGCTGCTCGGTGGCCGCCGCGCAGTCCACCCTGGAGGACTTCGCCGGACTGGGCCTCGTCCGGCACGCCCACAACGGCATCTTCCTGCTGCCCGGCTGCCTCGCGCCGCTGCTGCGGGGCCTGCTGGAGGTCAAGGAGCGGCCCGCCGAGGTGGAGCTGGCCCGCGCCCGGATGCTGGAGCGGACCGTACGGCTGCTGACCTCCTGCCGGGCCATGGCCGAGACGGACGAGGATCTCGGCGTCGGCGGGCCGGAGAAGCTGGACGGCCTCCCGCGCGCCCTGCGCTTCCCCGACCGGCGGGCCGCCGCCACCTGGCTCGACACCCGGCTGCCCGCGCTGACCGCCGCCGCCACCCTCGCCGTGGCCGACGGCGGGCTGGACACCCTGGCCCGCCGCCTCGTCTCGGGCCTGGTGCGGGCGCTCGCCGCCCACCGCGGCACCGAGGCCGCCGCCCCGGAGCTCTACGGGCTGCACCGGCTCGTCCTCGACGTGGCCGAGCGGCGCCACCTGCACCGCGAGCAGGCCGCCGCCCTGCTGAACCTCGCCGACCTCGACGCCGAGACCGGCCGGACGCAGGAGGCGCTGGAGCGCTACCGGGCCGCGCTGGCCGCCGGGAAGGCCGCGAAGGACCCGTACGCGATCGGCCGCGCGATGGAATCCGTAGGGGGTGCCTACCAGGAGCTGACGGACTGGCCGCGGGCCTCCGACTGGTTCGGTCGGGCGCTGTCCCACGCACTGGCGCGCGGGGAGCGCGCGGACGAGGCCCGGCTCTACGGCCGGCTCGGAAACGTGCACACCTACGCGGGCCGCTACGGGGAGGCGCTGCGCTCCTGGCGCGCCGCCGCCGCGGGCTACCGCAAGCTCGCCGATGTGCCGGGCCAGGCAAAGGCGTTGAGCGAGATGGCCCGGGTCCAGGAGTACGCCGGCCGGCCCGAGGAATCCCTGCACACCTGCCGGGAGGCGATCGAGCTGGCGCGCAGGGCCGGCGACCAGCGTCTTCAGGCCGCCCTCCAGGTCCGGCTGGCCGACACGCTGGACCGGCTGGGAGACCCCGCGGCGGCCAGGCTGCACCGGTCCGCGGCCGACAGATTGCTGGGGGACGACTCCGCAGCCTGCGAAATCCGCAGTAGTTCCGACTGA
- the scpB gene encoding SMC-Scp complex subunit ScpB, whose amino-acid sequence MTTRELDLKGALEAVLMVVDEPATVEHLAQVLERTPREVAGALSELADEYAAQRRGFELRQVAGGWRFYTRPEYAAAVEAFVLDGRQARLTQAALETLAVVAYRQPVSRSRVSAVRGVNCDGVMRTLLQRGLVTEAGTEPETGAILYRTTNYFLERMGLRGLDELPELAPFLPEADAIEAETQEGVPSFDPDSPDTDVDDDKTTEL is encoded by the coding sequence ATGACGACGCGGGAGCTGGACCTGAAGGGCGCGCTGGAGGCCGTCCTGATGGTCGTCGACGAACCGGCGACGGTCGAGCACCTCGCCCAGGTGCTGGAGCGCACCCCGCGCGAGGTCGCCGGGGCCCTGTCCGAACTCGCCGACGAGTACGCCGCCCAGCGCCGCGGTTTCGAGCTGCGGCAGGTCGCCGGGGGCTGGCGTTTCTACACCCGCCCCGAGTACGCGGCGGCCGTCGAGGCGTTCGTCCTGGACGGCCGGCAGGCGCGGCTCACCCAGGCGGCGCTGGAGACCCTGGCGGTCGTCGCGTACCGCCAGCCGGTGAGTCGTTCGCGGGTCTCGGCGGTGCGCGGCGTCAACTGCGACGGGGTCATGCGGACCCTCCTCCAGCGGGGTCTGGTGACCGAGGCGGGCACGGAACCCGAAACAGGTGCGATCCTGTACAGGACGACGAACTACTTTCTGGAGCGGATGGGCCTGCGCGGCCTGGACGAGCTCCCGGAGCTCGCGCCCTTCCTCCCCGAGGCGGACGCGATCGAAGCCGAGACGCAAGAAGGTGTGCCGTCGTTCGATCCGGACTCACCGGACACTGACGTAGACGACGACAAGACGACGGAACTTTGA
- a CDS encoding segregation/condensation protein A: MPARRRPARPGGRAAASAPPWTPMPPNDDAAPRPVRRSLGRGPGGAAGGPVGPPDGVAEMEGPGAVGAAQEPVEAAPEPVPGAEEAAGGDGRFTLRLDNFEGPFDLLLQLISRHRLDVTEVALSRVTDEFMAHIRAMGPDWDLDQTTEFLVVAATLLDLKAARLLPAAEVEDEADLALLEARDLLFARLLQYRAYKQVAALFEARAEDEGRRYPRTVGLEPLYAELLPEVVISLGAEGFARLAVRAMQPKAKPQVYVDHIHAPLVSVREQAALVVRLLKARGEATFRELTEDAPDTLTVVARFLALLELYREKAVVLDQEDALQTLTVRWSGGDGDGMPKVTDEFDQVVEASE, encoded by the coding sequence GTGCCCGCCCGTCGGCGCCCCGCGCGCCCCGGCGGGCGCGCAGCCGCTTCCGCACCACCCTGGACCCCGATGCCCCCGAACGACGACGCAGCTCCCCGCCCGGTCCGCCGGAGCCTGGGGCGCGGGCCCGGAGGGGCCGCGGGGGGCCCCGTAGGCCCGCCGGACGGCGTGGCGGAGATGGAGGGCCCGGGGGCGGTCGGGGCCGCGCAGGAGCCCGTAGAGGCCGCTCCGGAGCCCGTGCCAGGGGCCGAGGAGGCGGCGGGCGGGGACGGGCGGTTCACGCTGCGGCTGGACAACTTCGAGGGCCCCTTCGACCTGCTGCTCCAGCTGATCTCCCGGCACAGGCTCGACGTGACCGAGGTGGCCCTGTCCCGGGTCACCGACGAGTTCATGGCCCACATCCGGGCCATGGGCCCCGACTGGGACCTCGACCAGACCACCGAGTTCCTGGTGGTCGCCGCCACCCTCCTCGACCTGAAGGCCGCCCGGCTGCTGCCCGCCGCCGAGGTCGAGGACGAGGCCGACCTCGCCCTGCTGGAGGCCCGGGACCTGCTCTTCGCCCGGCTCCTCCAGTACCGGGCGTACAAGCAGGTCGCCGCGCTGTTCGAGGCCCGCGCCGAGGACGAGGGCCGGCGCTACCCGCGCACGGTCGGGCTGGAGCCCCTGTACGCCGAGCTGCTGCCCGAGGTGGTGATCAGCCTCGGCGCCGAGGGCTTCGCCCGCCTCGCGGTGCGCGCCATGCAGCCGAAGGCGAAACCGCAGGTGTACGTGGACCACATCCACGCCCCGCTCGTCAGCGTCCGCGAACAGGCCGCACTCGTCGTACGGCTGCTCAAGGCGCGCGGCGAGGCCACGTTCCGGGAGCTGACCGAGGACGCCCCCGACACCCTGACCGTCGTCGCCCGCTTCCTGGCGCTCCTGGAGCTCTACCGCGAGAAGGCGGTGGTCCTGGACCAGGAGGACGCCCTCCAGACGCTGACCGTGCGCTGGAGCGGCGGGGACGGCGACGGGATGCCGAAGGTCACCGACGAGTTCGACCAGGTCGTGGAGGCGAGCGAATGA